TCTTTATGCCTCTATCAAATTTTGGTAGCCCTGCGCGTCCAATAATTGGTCGAGTTCGGCAGGGTCGTCGGCCTGGATGCAAAACAGCCAGGTTTGGTAAGCGTCTTCGTTGACCAGCTCCGGTGCATCCTGCACTGCCTCGTTCACGGCAACGACGCTGCCGCTGACCGGGCTGAACAAATCGGATGCGGTTTTGACCGACTCGACCACGGCCAATTGCTCCTGGGCTTTGACGGCGCGGCCGACCTCGGGCAGGCCAATGAAGACAATGTCGCCCAGTTCGGACTGGGCAAAATCGGTGATGCCAACCCGCACCAGGCCGCCGTCTTCCAGCTTGGCCCATTCGTGAGTTTGCGCGTATTTCAAATTCTCTGGTGCTTCTGTCATGGGATATCTCTCTGGCCGTAATCAATCCGAAACAGGATAACCGGCTAATTTTTTAACACAACAAAAAAATGCAGGCCCAGCCACGGCGAACCTTATAATTCCGGCCAACTCCGCCCTGGCCGGCGGCCACTGCCGCCGGCCAGGATTGTTCATTCAAACCGTCATCCAGTTCATGCGTAGCGCTTATGCCCTGGCCTGCTTGTTAGGCAGTTTCTCACTATTGGCGGCAGCGGCCGCAACCGACGGCGACGACGCGCCGGCGCCGGCAAAATCGGTGCCGGCTCGGCCGCAAGGCGATACGCTGGAGCTGGACGCCGCCGGCCAAGCCTTGGCCGGCATTCGCAGCGAGCCGCTGCGGGGCGCGCGCCGACAACCCGAGACCACCGCCTACGGCACGGTGCTGAACCCGGAACCGCTGTTGGCGGTGCGCCAGCAGTTTCTGGCCGCCAGCGCCCAGCAAGCCGGCGCCCGTTCCCGCTTCAGCGAAGCCGAACATAACCTGAACCGCACCCGCGACCTGCACCGCCAGGACATCGTTTCGACCCGGCGCCTACAAGAACAGCAGGCGATACGCGATGCCGACCAAGCCAATCTGGCCGCCAACAGCTATCAGCAGCAACTGATCGTCGCCAACAGCCGGTTAACCTGGGGCGACACGCTGACCGAGTGGTTTACCCGCCCCGAACATAAAGCCGCCGCCGAACTGCTCGAGCACCGGGCGCAACTGCTGCAAATCACGCTGCCGGCCGGCACTCGGCTGGAACCCGGAACCGTCCGGATTCAAGCCGACCCGGCCGGGCAACGCCAAACCGCGCTTAGCGCCGACCTGGTCTCGGCGGCTCCGCAAGCCGATCCGGTCACGCTGGGCCAGCGTTACTTTTTTAAATGCAGCCAATGCCGCTGGCCGCTGGGCACGCACATTACCGTCTGGCTGCCCAGCGGCCCAGCCGGCGAAAGCGGCGTCGATGTGCCGCAATCGGCGCTGATCTGGCATATGGGCCAGGCCTGGGTGTTCGTCAAAACCGATGCGACCCATTTCAGCCGGCGGCCGCTGACCACCTATTCCGCCAACGGCGCGCACTATTTCGTCGGCGAAGGCCTGCATCCCGACGAGGAAATCGTCACCGCCGGCGCGCAAACCTTGTTATCGCAAATGCTGAAGGCGCAGATTCCGGAGGAAGACGACGATTGACGGCAACGCGCGAGGCTAGTGCTTGACTTGCAACACTTCGACCGATTCCCAAACCCGTTCGACGAACTCGGTGTCCATGGCCGGCATGCCGGCGTTGATCCACTGCACGATAATCTTGGCGACGTTCGGATAGGTCACCCGCAGGCTGTGCGGATTATGCAGCCAATCCTCGATCACTTGCGGCGCCAGGTCGAACATGGTGTGGCCGTAACCGAGCTGCTTCAGCGCTTCGGCATTGGAGATCTGTTCCATCTGCGAGTGCAGCGGCTTGACCAGAATTTTCTTGCCCAACTGTAAGGACTCGCTGGCCAGCTCGAAACCGGCGTTGCTGATGATGCCGGCGCAATCGTATAAATCCCGCTGAAAGCCGTCGCGCGACAATGGTTTGCATTGCACGTGCGCATACTTCGAGGCGGCGGGTTGCGGCGAGTAGACGTGGAACTCGAAATTTTCGAACGGACACAACAGTTTGACGACTTCGTCGCCGTCTTCGAACGGCAGATACACCACGATCTTGTTGGCCTGCACCTGCTGCGGCAATTCCGGGGTTTCGATGATGGGCGGCAGGATCGGCTGACCGAAGTGGTGCCAATGCAAGCCGATGCCGATGTCGGCCGGCGCGAAATATTTCATGACCCGGTCGGCAATCGGGTCGCCGCCGGCGCGCGGAATCTTGTGGCCGAATGCGTATTGGTGGCCGATACCGAGCACTTTTTTCTGCTGCCGTTTCGCGGCCCAGGCCGTGACCGGCTCGAAATCGCTGATGACCAAATCGTAGCCGCTCAAATCCAGACTGCCGATATCTCTGACGAAGCGGATCGGGCTGGCCTCGAGCGCGGTTTTCAGGTAGCTGACCTGGCCTTTGTGGGTGTTGAAGGTCAAACCGGTTTTCACCCGGTAGCCGTTGAACACTTCCATGTCGAAATATTGTTCCGCCGGGCGACCGCTGAACTGAAAGTCCACCTGGCAACCGGCCGCATACAATTCCTTTGCCATGACCCGAGCCCGGGTAATGTGGCCATTACCGGTACCTTGCACACCGTAAAAAATTTTCATGATAAAACGTAATTGAGGCTAAAAAATGCGGTGCCGACACCCAGAAACATGCCCATCAACGTGTCGGTCGGAAAGTGCACGCCGAGCACGACCCGGGAAAAGCCGACGGCGGCGGCCCAGCAATACAACGCAGTCGCCAGTTGCGGCAGGCAATAGCCGAACAGGGTTGCCACCATGAACGCCGCCGAGGTATGGCCCGAGGGAAAACTGAACTGGTCGGCCGGCTTGATCGCACTTTGAAAGTTGCTGAGCGCTTGCTGCGGGCGGTTGCGTTTAAAACCCTTTTTCAACGCGAAATACACCGGCCTTTCGATCAGAAACGCCAGCACCATGGCTTGCAACAGCCCGTCCTGGCCGCCCCGATCCCAATACAGCCAGCCGGCCGCCAGCACGTACAGCAAACCGTCCGCCGTCCGGGAAATTCCCCGGCACACCGGCATCAGACTGGTACGGATCGCGACGGCGTTGACCCAGGTGAACATCGTCACGTCGTATTTGTGTATGGAATAAATCAGTTTCATGTCCGGCCCTCCGGGGTTGATTGCGCAGGTCGACCGCGACTGCCGCGCAAGCTGAAAATCTTGGATTTTCCGTATGTTCGAATTCCTTAACTGCACTGCCAGCTTAGGATCGGTTTGTGACAGGCGGATGACGCTTTGTTTAAGGTTTTGTGACAGGGCCAAATTCGGGATTGTTTGTTACAATTGCCGGCTGCGGCGCGTCCGGCCCTTCTGCCTGCCGGCCCCGATTTTCCGGCCCGCGCTTTTCCATTAATCGGCAACCCTCCTTTCGGATCGATTCAGGCGGCAAACATGCAACGTTTTTGTACCCTCGGTTTTGTGCTCGGCCTGATTCTGATGGTGTTCGGTTTGACTTATACCCTGCCGATTGCGACGTCTTTGTATTTCGACGACGGCATGGCAGAACACTTCGTCAACGGCATGTCTTTGAATATCGGTGTCGGCAGCCTGCTATCCGGCCTGACCATGCGTTTTCGCGGCGACGTCAAAACCCGCGACGGCTATTTGTTGGTGGCTTCGTTCTGGATATTGATGTCGGCGGCGGCAACCTTGCCGTTGCTCTGGGGCATGCCCGGCTTGTCGTTTACCGACGCGTTTTTCGAGTGCGTCTCCGGCTTCACCACCACCGGTGCCACGGTGCTGATGGGCCTGGACCACCTGGCGCCGTCGCTAAACCTGTGGCGGCACGAACTGAACTGGATCGGCGGCCTGGGTATCATCGTGTTGGCCGTGGCGATTCTGCCGCTGTTGGGCGTCGGCGGCATGCAGTTGTACAAGGCCGAGATTGCCGGCCCGGTCAAGGACAGCAAGATCACGCCGCGCATCACCGAAACCGCGCGCTTGCTGTGGCTGGTGTACGCCGGCGGCACGGTGTTGTGCACGTTGAGCCTGAAACTGGCCGGCATGGGCTGGTTCGATGCGCTCTGCCACGCGTTTTCCACGCTGGGCCTGGGCGGATTTTCGACCCACGACGCCAGCATCAGTTATTACGATTCTCCGGCGATCGAATTCGTACTGGTCGTGTTCATGCTGATCTCGGCCATTAATTTCGCCACGCATTACACGGTGATGCATCAAATCAGCCTGAAGCCTTACCTGTTGGATCCGGAAGCGATTCCGATGCTGGGCGTGGTCTCAGGCAGCATTCTGCTTTGCGCCGGTTACTTGTGGCATTTCGAAACCTATCCGGATTTTTTCGAGAGCCTGCGCCACGTTGCGTTCAATCTGGTCTCGGTCGCCACCGATTGCGGCTTCATGAGCGCGGACTACGACCGCTGGCCGCCCTTCGTGCCGTGGTGGATGTTGTATTTGAGCTGTATCACCGCCTGCACCGGCTCGACCGGCGGCGGCATCAAGATGTTCCGCACCCTTCTGCTGTGGAAGCAGGCCGGCCGGGAAATGTTCAGCATTCTGCATCCGCGCGCGGTCAATCCGATCCGGATCGGCGACACCCCGATCGCCAACAAGATCATTTTCGCGGTATTGGCCTTCATTTTCCTGTATTTCATTTCGATCGTCGTGCTGACCTTTTCGCTGATCTTTTCCGGGCTGGACCCGATTTCGGCGCTGAGCGGCATTATCGCCTGCATCAATAACGCCGGCCCCGGCTTGAACGTGATCGGCCCGGCGCAGAATTACGGAGTACTCAGCGATTTCCAAACCTGGATTTGCTCGATTGCGATGCTGCTGGGACGCTTGGAAGTATTCACGCTGATCGTGCTTTTTACACCCACGTTCTGGAGAAAATAGTACAATTCGCCGGACCAATTCTGCGTCGGCCCGGCCAACTACGCTCGTTTTGAGCCGGCCACAGGCTACAAAAATCTCAATTCTAAAATCAGGAACATTTGACATGACTTCCGCCCGACATATCGACTTTCTCAGCAAAAGAAAAATAGCCTTTTTCTTTTCCGGCAGCCTGCTACTGATTTCGATCATTTCGTTTTTCGCCAAGGGCTTGGATCTGGGCATCGATTTTACCGGCGGCAGCGTCTACGAGATGCACTACAACCAAGCCGCCGATCTGGACAAGATGCGCGCCACGTTGGAACAGGAAGGTTTCGCCGACGCCAATCTGCAGCATTTCGGCAGCGCGGCGGACGTGCTGATTCGACTGAAACCGGTAGAGAACATCAGCCAAAAGGAACTTAGCGAAAAAGTCCTGAAAGTCGCCAACAGCAGCCAAGCCCAACCCGGCGAATTGCGCCGCGTCGAGTTCGTCGGCCCACAAGTCGGCGAAGACCTGATCAACGACGGCGGCTTGGCGCTGCTGTTCGCCTTTATCGGCATCATGGTCTACGTCAGCGTTCGCTTCGAGTGGAAACTGTCGCTGAGCGCTATCGCCGCGCTGTTCCACGACACCATCATCACGATGGGCTTTTTCTCGGTGTTCGGCTGGGAGTTCGACATGACGGTGCTGTCGGCGATTCTGGCGCTGATCGGCTACTCGATCAACGACACCATCGTCGTCTACGACCGGATCCGGGAGACGGTCCACACCAGCAGGATCAAGGAATCGATCAACGAAATTGTCAACACCGCGTTGAACGACACGCTGAGCCGAACCATCCTGACTTCTTTAACCGTATTCCTGACCTTGCTGGCGCTGGCATTTCTGGGCGGCAAGACCATCCACGGCTTCGCCATCGCGATGATGATCGGCGTGGTCAAGGGCACTTATTCCTCGATTTATATCGCCAGCTCGTTGGCGCTGAGCCTTGGCCTGACCCGCGAAGACTTGATGCCGCCAGCCAAGGACAACGTCGTCGACGACATGCCTTAATTGGCCGCCTTATTCCGATTCCCAACTTCGAGCGTACATTCACGGACTAACTTGATGACCCAACAGCTAAATACTCGCGAACTGACTCAACTAACTCTCGGCATCCCCGGCTTCGAATACAAAGACCTTTACGACAGCAAACGCCTGGCCGATTTGTTGTCCGTGTTCGACCAATCGGTCAAGCAACACGACTCGGCTCTGTTCGACGAGATCGCCGCCTACCGCGCTTGCGGCGGCGCCGGCATGAAGCCGGAAGACATATCGGAACTGTTGGTCAGAACGGCGCCGCTGGTCGGCACCTTCGTTGCCAAGCTGTTCAACGTTGAAGACGTACGCGACCAGCAAATCGGCCATATTCGCGGCGAGTTCGACAGCGTGTTTACTTACCGCACCCAGATCGTCGGCAACCTGGCCAAACTGTTCAAAGGCCAAACCATCGACAGTTGGGATATAGCGGCATTGCGCGCTGAAATGGACGGCCTGCTGGCCGCCGCCGGCAAAACTGAGTTGTTCGACACCGATCCGGAGTTGGCGGTTAGTCAATTGGGCGCCGACCTGTGGCGGGCAGCGCAGCAGGAAAACCCCAGCGCGGCAGATGCCGCCGCCTACGATACGGTTTGTCGCTGGAGCTTTGCCGCCAAACAGGCCCCCGAATTGCAAAGCCTGGTCGCAAAATGGCTGAGCTTTAAAGTCCCGGAAAAAACCAATCTGGAAAATCTGGTCGACCACGAAAGCGTGGCGCAAAACGGTTACGACGTTTGGGCTTGCGACGACCACCATCACCGCCGCCGCGACGGCTTCGCCTTGACCGACAAGCGCTTCAACCAGCGCCAGGCCTTGTACGAAGTCGACCATTGCATCTATTGCCACGACCGCGACAACGACTCCTGCTCGAAGGGCATCAAAAACAAAAAAGACGGCACGTTCAAAACCAACCATTTGAACGCGCTGATGACCGGCTGCCCGCTGGAAGAAAAAATTTCCGAAATGCACGTGGTCAAACGCCAGGGCGACAACATCGGCGCACTGGCGATGATCATCATCGACAACCCGATGTGCCCCGGCACCGGCCACCGGATTTGCAACGACTGCATGCGCGGCTGCATTTACCAAAAAACCGAGGCGGTCAACATCCCGCAAATCGAAACCAACGTGCTGACCGACGTTCTGTTCATGCCCTGGGGTTTCGAGATTTACAGCCTGCTGACCCGCTGGAATCCGCTCAACGTCAAGCGCTCCACCGCCCAGCCCTACAACGGCAAAAATGTGCTGGTCGCCGGCATGGGCCCGGCCGGTTACACCTTGGCGCATTACCTGTTGAACGAAGGCTTTGGTGTGGTTGGTATCGACGCGCTAAAAATCGAGCCATTGCCACTGCATTTGACCGGCGACCGCAATAACCCGCCGCTGCCGATTATCGATTTCAAAGATCTGTACGATGACCTGGACAAGCGAGTCATGCTCGGTTTCGGCGGCGTCGCCGAATACGGCATCACCGTGCGTTGGGATAAAAATTTCCTGAAAGTGATTTACCTGACCCTACTGCGCCGCAGCGCCTTCAAATGTTACGGCGGCGTCCGTTTCGGCGGCACCGTGACGATCGACGAAGCCTGGGAATTGGGTTTCGACCACATCGCTATCGCCAGCGGCGCCGGTAAGCCGACGATCATCGATCTGAAAAACAACATGACCCGCGGCATCCGCAAGGCATCGGACTTTTTGATGGGCTTGCAATTGACCGGCGCGGCCAAGGAATCGTCGCTGGCCAACCTGCAACTGCGCTTGCCGGCCGGCGTGATCGGCGGCGGCTTGACCGCTATCGACACCTGCACCGAAGCCTTGGCTTACTATCCGTTGCAAGTCAGCAAAATTCTGCACCGCTACGAAAAACTGTCAGCCAAATATGGCGAAGCCGAAGTCCGCCGCCGTTACGACGCCGAAGAACTGGAAATCCTCGAAGAATTCCTGGCTCACGGCCGTGTCATCGAACAAGAACGGCAGCGCGCCGCCGCAGCCGGCGAAACTCCGAATTTCCTGCCATTCCTGAAACAATGGGGCGGCGTGACGCTGTTCTACCGTAAAGGCATCAAGGACTCGCCAGCCTACCGGCAGAACCACGAAGAGATTCACGAAGCTTTGTCCGAAGGCATTTTCCTAGCGGAGGGCATGAGCCCGCTGGAAGCGATCGAAGACCAGTACGGCCACCTGAAAGCCGTCCGTTTCGAGAAACTGACCGAGCAGGAAGGCCGCTGGCGTAAAACCGACGAAGTCGAAGTAAGCCTACGCGGCTTGTTCATCGCCGCCGGCACCGCACCGAACACGATCTACCAATCCGAGCATCCGCGCACTTTCGCGATGGAAGGCAAATTCTACAAACGCCACGAACCGGACTGGTTGGACGGCAAAGCGCAACTGGCGCCGATGGCCGACGACGCCCAAGTCAAGGTCGGCAAACCGGCGCCGTTTACCTCCTACCAAAGCGAAGGCCGCTACATCACCTTCTACGGCGACAACCACCCGGTTTACGCCGGCAACGTGGTTAAAGCGATGGCCAGCGCCAAAGACGGTTATCCGTATATCGTCAAATTGTTCGCCAACGAACTGGCTGCGCTCGACCCGGCCCAACAAAGCCAACGCGACGCCCAACTGCACGGCTTGCAAGACAAACTGGACGAGTTGTTTTTGGCCCGTGTTGTCGAAGTCAATCGCCTGACGCCGACCATTATCGAAGTGGTGATCAAGGCCCCGGCAGCGGCCAAGCATTTCGAACCCGGCCAATTCTATCGGGTACAGAATTACGAATCGCTGGCCCCGGTGGTCGAAGGCACCACGCTGGCCGCGGAAGGCTTGGCGTTGACCGGCGCCTGGGTTGACAAAGAAAAAGGCCTGGTATCCTTGATTGCATTGGAAATGGGCAGTTCCAGCCGCCTGTGCGCGACCTGGAAACCCGGCGATCCGTTGGTGTTGATGGGCGTCACCGGCGCTCCGACCGAAATTCCGACCGGCAAAACCGTATTGCTGCTGGGCGGCGGTTTGGGCAACGCGGTACTGTTCTCGATCGGCAAGGCCATGCGCGCCGCCGGCAATAAAGTGTTGTACTTCGCCGGTTACCGCAACCGTATCGACTTGTTCAAGGTGCCGGAAATCGAGGAAGCGTCCGACGTCATCGTCTGGGCCGTCGATAACATACCGGGCAACGACGCGATTCCAGTGACCCGGCCGCAGGACAAGACCTTCGTCGGCAACATCGTCGAAGCGATGGTCGCCTACGCCGAAGGCCAATTAGGCGAAACCACGCTGAAATTGCAGGATGTCGACCATCTGATCGTGATCGGCTCAGACCGCATGATGGCAGCGGTCAAAGCGGCGCGCTTCGCAGCGCTGAAACCGTATTTGAAGACCGACCACGAAGCGGTCGGCTCGATCAACTCGCCGATGCAGTGCATGATGAAAGGGGTCTGCGCGCAGTGCTTGTGCAAGCACGTCGATCCGGAAAGCGGCGAGGAAAGCTTCATGTATTCCTGTTACAACCAGGACCAAGCCTTGGACTACGTGGACTTTCCGAATTTGAACGCCCGCTTACGGCAAAATACCGTGCAGGAAAAACTGTCGTCGTTGTGGTTGACTTACTTGCTGGAAGCGGCCGGTAACTAAACCTTTACAACATAAGCCCGCATTCCGGCTCCGGCTGGAAACGCGGGCCGCTTTCGCGGCTAAGGAAC
Above is a window of Methylomonas koyamae DNA encoding:
- a CDS encoding efflux RND transporter periplasmic adaptor subunit — protein: MFIQTVIQFMRSAYALACLLGSFSLLAAAAATDGDDAPAPAKSVPARPQGDTLELDAAGQALAGIRSEPLRGARRQPETTAYGTVLNPEPLLAVRQQFLAASAQQAGARSRFSEAEHNLNRTRDLHRQDIVSTRRLQEQQAIRDADQANLAANSYQQQLIVANSRLTWGDTLTEWFTRPEHKAAAELLEHRAQLLQITLPAGTRLEPGTVRIQADPAGQRQTALSADLVSAAPQADPVTLGQRYFFKCSQCRWPLGTHITVWLPSGPAGESGVDVPQSALIWHMGQAWVFVKTDATHFSRRPLTTYSANGAHYFVGEGLHPDEEIVTAGAQTLLSQMLKAQIPEEDDD
- the gcvH gene encoding glycine cleavage system protein GcvH, yielding MTEAPENLKYAQTHEWAKLEDGGLVRVGITDFAQSELGDIVFIGLPEVGRAVKAQEQLAVVESVKTASDLFSPVSGSVVAVNEAVQDAPELVNEDAYQTWLFCIQADDPAELDQLLDAQGYQNLIEA
- a CDS encoding pyridine nucleotide-disulfide oxidoreductase, producing the protein MTQQLNTRELTQLTLGIPGFEYKDLYDSKRLADLLSVFDQSVKQHDSALFDEIAAYRACGGAGMKPEDISELLVRTAPLVGTFVAKLFNVEDVRDQQIGHIRGEFDSVFTYRTQIVGNLAKLFKGQTIDSWDIAALRAEMDGLLAAAGKTELFDTDPELAVSQLGADLWRAAQQENPSAADAAAYDTVCRWSFAAKQAPELQSLVAKWLSFKVPEKTNLENLVDHESVAQNGYDVWACDDHHHRRRDGFALTDKRFNQRQALYEVDHCIYCHDRDNDSCSKGIKNKKDGTFKTNHLNALMTGCPLEEKISEMHVVKRQGDNIGALAMIIIDNPMCPGTGHRICNDCMRGCIYQKTEAVNIPQIETNVLTDVLFMPWGFEIYSLLTRWNPLNVKRSTAQPYNGKNVLVAGMGPAGYTLAHYLLNEGFGVVGIDALKIEPLPLHLTGDRNNPPLPIIDFKDLYDDLDKRVMLGFGGVAEYGITVRWDKNFLKVIYLTLLRRSAFKCYGGVRFGGTVTIDEAWELGFDHIAIASGAGKPTIIDLKNNMTRGIRKASDFLMGLQLTGAAKESSLANLQLRLPAGVIGGGLTAIDTCTEALAYYPLQVSKILHRYEKLSAKYGEAEVRRRYDAEELEILEEFLAHGRVIEQERQRAAAAGETPNFLPFLKQWGGVTLFYRKGIKDSPAYRQNHEEIHEALSEGIFLAEGMSPLEAIEDQYGHLKAVRFEKLTEQEGRWRKTDEVEVSLRGLFIAAGTAPNTIYQSEHPRTFAMEGKFYKRHEPDWLDGKAQLAPMADDAQVKVGKPAPFTSYQSEGRYITFYGDNHPVYAGNVVKAMASAKDGYPYIVKLFANELAALDPAQQSQRDAQLHGLQDKLDELFLARVVEVNRLTPTIIEVVIKAPAAAKHFEPGQFYRVQNYESLAPVVEGTTLAAEGLALTGAWVDKEKGLVSLIALEMGSSSRLCATWKPGDPLVLMGVTGAPTEIPTGKTVLLLGGGLGNAVLFSIGKAMRAAGNKVLYFAGYRNRIDLFKVPEIEEASDVIVWAVDNIPGNDAIPVTRPQDKTFVGNIVEAMVAYAEGQLGETTLKLQDVDHLIVIGSDRMMAAVKAARFAALKPYLKTDHEAVGSINSPMQCMMKGVCAQCLCKHVDPESGEESFMYSCYNQDQALDYVDFPNLNARLRQNTVQEKLSSLWLTYLLEAAGN
- a CDS encoding TrkH family potassium uptake protein; translated protein: MQRFCTLGFVLGLILMVFGLTYTLPIATSLYFDDGMAEHFVNGMSLNIGVGSLLSGLTMRFRGDVKTRDGYLLVASFWILMSAAATLPLLWGMPGLSFTDAFFECVSGFTTTGATVLMGLDHLAPSLNLWRHELNWIGGLGIIVLAVAILPLLGVGGMQLYKAEIAGPVKDSKITPRITETARLLWLVYAGGTVLCTLSLKLAGMGWFDALCHAFSTLGLGGFSTHDASISYYDSPAIEFVLVVFMLISAINFATHYTVMHQISLKPYLLDPEAIPMLGVVSGSILLCAGYLWHFETYPDFFESLRHVAFNLVSVATDCGFMSADYDRWPPFVPWWMLYLSCITACTGSTGGGIKMFRTLLLWKQAGREMFSILHPRAVNPIRIGDTPIANKIIFAVLAFIFLYFISIVVLTFSLIFSGLDPISALSGIIACINNAGPGLNVIGPAQNYGVLSDFQTWICSIAMLLGRLEVFTLIVLFTPTFWRK
- the secF gene encoding protein translocase subunit SecF, yielding MTSARHIDFLSKRKIAFFFSGSLLLISIISFFAKGLDLGIDFTGGSVYEMHYNQAADLDKMRATLEQEGFADANLQHFGSAADVLIRLKPVENISQKELSEKVLKVANSSQAQPGELRRVEFVGPQVGEDLINDGGLALLFAFIGIMVYVSVRFEWKLSLSAIAALFHDTIITMGFFSVFGWEFDMTVLSAILALIGYSINDTIVVYDRIRETVHTSRIKESINEIVNTALNDTLSRTILTSLTVFLTLLALAFLGGKTIHGFAIAMMIGVVKGTYSSIYIASSLALSLGLTREDLMPPAKDNVVDDMP
- a CDS encoding phosphatase PAP2 family protein — translated: MKLIYSIHKYDVTMFTWVNAVAIRTSLMPVCRGISRTADGLLYVLAAGWLYWDRGGQDGLLQAMVLAFLIERPVYFALKKGFKRNRPQQALSNFQSAIKPADQFSFPSGHTSAAFMVATLFGYCLPQLATALYCWAAAVGFSRVVLGVHFPTDTLMGMFLGVGTAFFSLNYVLS
- a CDS encoding MJ1255/VC2487 family glycosyltransferase, giving the protein MKIFYGVQGTGNGHITRARVMAKELYAAGCQVDFQFSGRPAEQYFDMEVFNGYRVKTGLTFNTHKGQVSYLKTALEASPIRFVRDIGSLDLSGYDLVISDFEPVTAWAAKRQQKKVLGIGHQYAFGHKIPRAGGDPIADRVMKYFAPADIGIGLHWHHFGQPILPPIIETPELPQQVQANKIVVYLPFEDGDEVVKLLCPFENFEFHVYSPQPAASKYAHVQCKPLSRDGFQRDLYDCAGIISNAGFELASESLQLGKKILVKPLHSQMEQISNAEALKQLGYGHTMFDLAPQVIEDWLHNPHSLRVTYPNVAKIIVQWINAGMPAMDTEFVERVWESVEVLQVKH